The Centroberyx gerrardi isolate f3 chromosome 12, fCenGer3.hap1.cur.20231027, whole genome shotgun sequence genome has a window encoding:
- the thbs3a gene encoding thrombospondin-3a: MGWSRAVPVLLSIICLRLAAGVPDGQDVQVIDMLSLQDSKQSVAAVEKLAGGLSALSDVYVVSTLRLPAKLGGVLLGLYSKQDNKKYLELAVMGKINKVLVRYIRADGKLHTVNLQNANLADGRSHSIILRLAGLRRDNMQMELYVDCRLADSGQGLPPLVPLPREAEMVEIRHGYKAYARLQGAVESLKVALGGSVAKAGALTDCPFQGDSSAYNSVSGEVNSILGDHTKALIGQLIIFNQILGELRQDIREQVKEMSLIRNTILECQVCGFHEPRSRCSPNPCYKGVSCMESLQYPGFSCGPCPAGTAGNGTHCQDIDECVLQPCFSPAACINSVGGFSCEPCPVGLWGAPLSGSGLEFAKTHQQDNDLVGDVCDTNLDTDGDGHQDSRDNCPDIPNSSQLDSDNDGLGDDCDHDDDNDGIPDDVDNCRLITNPNQKDSDANGVGDVCENDFDNDAVMDLIDVCPESAEVTLTDFRAYQTVILDPEGEAQIDPNWVVLNQGMEIVQTMNSDPGLAVGYTAFNGVDFEGTFHVNTVTDDDYAGFIFGYQDSSSFYVVMWKQTEQTYWQSIPFRAMALPALQLKAVKSRTGPGEFLRNALWHTGDTTGEVKLLWQDPRNVGWKDKTSYRWHLSHRPQVGYIRVKLYEGTDMVADSGVVIDTTMRGGRLGVFCFSQENIIWSNLRYRCNDTVPEDFQSHRKQVLMHIQV, translated from the exons ATGGGTTGGAGTCGCGCGGTGCCGGTTCTGCTGTCAATCATCTGCCTGCGGCTCGCGGCGGGAGTCCCGGACGGACAGGACGTTCAAG tgaTTGACATGTTGAGTCTTCAGGACTCTAAGCAGAGCGTTGCGGCGGTGGAGAAGCTGGCGGGCGGTCTGAGCGCGCTCAGTGACGTCTACGTTGTGTCGACGCTGCGGCTGCCGGCCAAGCTGGGCGGAGTCCTGCTGGGGCTCTACAGCAAGCAGGACAACAAGAAGTACCTGGAGCTGGCTGTCATGGGCAAGATCAATAAAG TCCTGGTGCGCTACATCAGGGCTGATGGGAAGCTCCACACAGTCAACCTGCAGAACGCCAACCTGGCTGATGGGCGGAGCCACTCCATCATCCTGCGGCTTGCCGGGCTTCGCCGCGACAACATGCAGATGGAGCTCTACGTCGACTGCCGATTGGCCGACTCCGGCCAGGGTCTGCCGCCATTGGTCCCTCTCCCCAGGGAGGCGGAGATGGTGGAGATCAGACACGGATACAAGGCGTACGCTCgactccag gGTGCTGTAGAGTCCCTCAAAGTGGCTCTAGGGGGCAGTGTGGCCAAAGCTGGAGCTCTGACTGACTGTCCCTTCCAGGGCGACTCCTCCGCCTACAACTCAG TAAGTGGAGAGGTCAACTCCATCCTGG GTGATCACActaaggctctgattggtcaactcATCATCTTCAACCAGATcctgggagagctgagacaagACATCagagagcag gtgaaGGAGATGTCTCTGATCAGAAACACCATCCTGGAGTGTCAGGTCTGTG gtttcCATGAGCCTCGCTCCCGCTGCTCTCCTAACCCCTGCTATAAGGGCGTGTCCTGCATGGAGAGCCTGCAGTACCCAGGGTTCAGCTGCGGGCCGTGTCCCGCCGGGACCGCCGGCAACGGGACGCACTGCCAGGACATCGACGag tgtgtgCTGCAGCCTTGTTTCTCCCCAGCAGCCTGTATAAACTCGGTGGGGGGGTTCAGCTGTGAGCCGTGTCCCGTCGGCCTGTGGGGGGCGCCGCTGTCCGGGAGCGGGCTGGAGTTCGCCAAGACACACcagcag GACAACGACCTGGTGGGAGACGTGTGTGATACCAACCTGGACAc ggacGGCGACGGTCACCAGGACAGCAGGGACAACTGTCCAGACATTCCCAACAGTTCTCAGTTGGACTCGGACAACGACGGCCTCGGCGACGACTGTGACCATGACGACGACAACGACGGCATCCCTGACGACGTCGACAACTGCCGACTCATCACCAACCCCAACCAGAAAGACTCAGACG CTAATGGCGTTGGCGACGTGTGTGAGAACGACTTCGACAACGACGCAGTGATGGATTTGATTGACGTGTGTCCAGAGAGCGCTGAGGTCACCCTGACGGACTTCCGGGCCTATCAGACGGTCATCCTGGACCCTGAGGGCGAAGCCCAGATCGACCCCAACTGGGTGGTGCTCAATcag GGCATGGAGATAGTCCAGACGATGAACAGTGATCCTGGTTTAGCTGTAG GCTACACGGCATTTAACGGCGTGGACTTTGAGGGAACGTTCCACGTCAACACGGTGACCGACGACGACTACGCCGGCTTCATCTTCGGCTACCAGGACTCCTCCAGCTTCTACGTGGTGATGTGGAAACAGACTGAACAGACCTACTGGCAGTCCATCCCCTTCAGAGCCATGGCCCTGCCCGCCCTGCAGCTGAAG gcgGTGAAGTCCCGGACGGGGCCGGGGGAGTTCCTGAGGAACGCCCTGTGGCACACCGGCGATACCACCGGGGAGGTGAAGCTCCTCTGGCAGGACCCTCGCAACGTGGGCTGGAAGGACAAAACCTCCTACCGCTGGCACCTCAGCCACCGGCCGCAGGTGGGCTACATCAG GGTGAAGCTGTACGAGGGGACGGACATGGTGGCGGACTCCGGCGTGGTGATCGACACCACGATGAGGGGCGGCAGGCTCGGCGTCTTCTGCTTCTCCCAGGAGAACATCATCTGGTCCAACCTGCGCTACCGATGTAACG ATACGGTTCCAGAAGACTTCCAGTCGCATCGTAAACAAGTTCTGATGCACATTCAGGTCTGA